The genomic stretch CGCCACGGCGCTTGGCGACTTACTTCAAGACATATTTCCGCGACTCCCCCCCTTCCCAGTTTTCATAGCCCCaaatcaggaaaaaaaaaaaaatttaggcaAAGTCGCCAGCCCCCATGGCTACTTTAGGCCAAATCGTCAGCCCCATGGCTACTTGAATCTGAGACATACTCAGCTATTTCGACAAAATTGGCTCAAACACTGCCCATTCAAGTCGCCAAGGTGCATGGCGACTTTAGGCAAGTCGCCAGCCCCCATGGCTACTTTAGGCCAAATCGTCAGCCCCATGGCTACTTGAATCTGAGACATACTCAGCTATTTCGACAAAATTGGCCCAAACACTGCCCATTCAAGTCGCCAAGGTGCATGACGACTTTAGGCAAGTCGCCAGCCCCCATGGCGATTTTATGCTCAATTATCATAACAGCAAAATTTAGGTTTGGTTGCAATTTGGGTATGGTCGCCAACCGAGATGGCGACTTAAATACAAACCTAGGTTCGggtatgacgtggacccattttggatAATTAGTTTCAAAGTCGACCCATTTCGttaaataattagtcaaaatcgcccgtttagcaaaaaaaaaattccaataTCTCATATAATCATGCTTGTCATTATGTATGAAGGTCAAAATGACTCAATAAAATCAAATTTACTAATTAACAATTCAAACTCAATATATAATTCGTGTAAGACATCACTCTTAGCTAATCATTAATTATTATTGTGAGTTCGAATGTTTAATTTTTGTAATTGACATGCATCCGCCTCCAACATCAAACAAGCGACTCCTAATAATGTTGAAAGGTATAAAATAATGCGTAATTTGGATATGAATTGAGGGAGTAACATTTGTATAAGAAAAACTAAATAGCTCGATAAGTAACATGTAATCCCTACAATATAAACTTGAACAAAATAGTAAGAAAAATTATTCTTCAATTTTGCTAAATTTCATTTATAAATCGAAAACTTTAGCATAGTGTATATAACACTAATGCTGAAGTAACAACAATAAGAACATACAAAGCACCAAATACAAATACATAAGAATTAAATTGAGAGTACAAATAAATGATTTCTTAATTTTAAATCATTATATAATAAGTTAATAGAGTACTTAAGTCAAGTAGATTAAGCACATGCAAATGCTCAAGGTATCCCACCTCCAATGCCACCACCAGCACCTCCACCAAATCCAGCCCCGCCACCAAGTCCGCCAAGACCACTGAGACCACTAAGCCCCCCAAGACCGCCACCGCCTCCACCTCCAAATCCACCACCACCTCCAGCTCCTCCACCTAGTCCACCTAGCCCAAGACTCCGCTCCACTCCGCCACCAAATCCAGCACCACTTCCAAGTCCAGCACCACCACCAagaccaccaccgccaccaccaccaaaaccTCCACCACCTCCTCCGCCTAGACCACCACCTAATCCTCCTCCAAAGACCAAAGACTCCCTCCACCTCCAAATCCAGCTCCTCCTCCCGCACCAGCACCACCACCGCCTCCCAAGCCACCTCCACCACCTAAACCGGCACCGCCTCCCAGGCCACCTCCACTGCCTAAACCACTACCTAATCCTCCTCCAGCACCAGCTCCACCTCCAAGTCCAGCACCGCCTCCAAGGCCACCTCCACTGCCTAAACCACCGCCTAAACCACCGCCGCCTCCACCACCTAACCCGCCTCCACGACGGCCAAATATGAATGTCTTCTCGTCATCAAAAGATGAGTGAGTGTTTCCTAACACCCTAACACTAGAAGTTGTGTGCACTAGGGCACCAA from Silene latifolia isolate original U9 population chromosome 5, ASM4854445v1, whole genome shotgun sequence encodes the following:
- the LOC141655982 gene encoding uncharacterized protein LOC141655982 translates to MTCNSNMYLVCLLVVGALVHTTSSVRVLGNTHSSFDDEKTFIFGRRGGGLGGGGGGGLGGGLGSGGGLGGGAGLGGGAGAGGGLGGGLGGGGGGGFGGGGGGGLGGGAGLGSGAGFGGGVERSLGLGGLGGGAGGGGGFGGGGGGGLGGLSGLSGLGGLGGGAGFGGGAGGGIGGGIP